A DNA window from Drosophila sechellia strain sech25 chromosome X, ASM438219v1, whole genome shotgun sequence contains the following coding sequences:
- the LOC6618096 gene encoding transmembrane protein 41 homolog has translation MSYCSGVALSADEGITMRNGRAKALQEHSPDQVATPLLPQVPPQEQQDLNQQQQQQATPQKQAMSADEKKATKKSLVIVAGIFVASLVTMCYVYAIFPELNASEKQHLKIPRDIQDAKMLAKVLDRYKDMYYFEVMFGVVVAYVFLQTFAIPGSLFLSILLGFLYKFPIALFLICFCSALGATLCYTLSNLVGRRLIRHFWPKKTSEWSKHVEEYRDSLFNYMLFLRMTPILPNWFINLASPVIGVPLHIFALGTFCGVAPPSVIAIQAGKTLQKMTSSSEAFSWTSMGILMACACASLLPGLLKNKFKHKKEA, from the exons ATGTCTTACTGCAGTGGTGTGG CCCTCTCCGCCGACGAGGGGATTACAATGCGCAATGGCAGGGCAAAGGCGCTCCAGGAACACTCCCCGGATCAGGTGGCTACTCCACTGTTGCCACAGGTGCCGCCACAGGAGCAACAAGATCTTaatcaacagcaacaacaacaggccaCTCCGCAAAAGCAGGCCATGTCCGCAGACGAGAAGAAGGCCACGAAGAAGTCCCTGGTCATCGTAGCGGGCATTTTTGTGGCCAGCTTGGTTACCATGTGCTATGTGTACGCCATATTCCCCGAGCTCAACGC ATCGGAGAAACAACACTTGAAAATTCCACGTGATATCCAAGATGCTAAGATGCTAGCCAAGGTCCTTGATCGCTACAAGGACATGTACTACTTCGAAGTGATGTTCGGCGTGGTGGTCGCCTACGTATT CCTGCAAACATTCGCCATTCCCGGATCGCTGTTCCTTTCGATTCTGCTGGGATTCCTGTACAAGTTTCCGATCGCCCTGTTCCTCATCTGCTTCTGTTCGGCGCTGGGCGCCACCCTATGCTATACACTTTCCAATCTGGTCGGACGTCGTCTGATCCGTCACTTCTGGCCGAAGAAGACAAGCGAGTGGTCGAAGCACGTCGAGGAGTACCGGGACAGTTTGTTCAACTACATGCTATTCCTGCGCATGACACCGATCCTACCCAATTGGTTCATCAACCTGGCATCGCCGGTCATCGGTGTGCCGCTGCACATCTTCGCATTGGGTACCTTCTGCGGCGTAGCACCACCTTCGGTGATCGCCATCCAGGCGGGCAAGACGCTCCAGAAGATGACCAGTTCGAGTGAGGCTTTCTCCTGGACCTCGATGGGCATCCTGATGGCCTGCGCCTGTGCATCCTTGCTGCCCGGTCTACTCAAGAACAAGTTTAAGCACAAGAAGGAGGCGTAA
- the LOC6618098 gene encoding uncharacterized protein LOC6618098, with amino-acid sequence MEKYPLVTEFMGQNCLKDTQMAQFENELRKRKELIVEEQIIGPQLEQVLFDLTLAKQCALAVQNNGAGLAQVNTMVQDCIFQITRIEELLEMAGLQDILYYTMHRKEQEFLRIIKLQEDLAEQENQQNTILESRSIVQELRKEQVSKKEADKELASVDDQLDQADREWTITLRSMTDNRNKKIVSVLQMRKLINELKEELQKRNLIKTVVTKGAEPNLAGVLSVGSISSFQSASDFLNNFIFKNIKLDGNKFMTSVNSEISTKKLETPLRSILVKCKEDEPVAISNSPTKQVRFSPYPEISHIEEDKFEKPDWLSRSEEADVPNAELEEDADEIEATDEDFEEVSEEESDDEMEVKDEGFEQEEKVEKSEELLDPEQDRYDDKSGSEVEESVSDDKESGGEASGEEEPADAAKQVKFGEKPQPDDQPSNEISDKPQIIRVDTLSPIKNISSWTSDDIPTTSKGTLNRFTATQLMNYGSDRDANEESPSKRLKLEEDEFPMTQPMPDYFKHPSSTFNNFDDQSLRFSSPHNNFDDDYLLNFSDDSDVTPTAASAYIL; translated from the exons atggaaaaatatccACTAGTCACAGAATTTATGGGGCAAAATTGCCTAAAAGATACCCAAATGGCGCAGTTCGAGAATGAACTCAGGAAGAGGAAAGAATTGATCGTCGAGGAGCAGA TCATAGGGCCGCAATTGGAGCAGGTGCTATTCGACCTGACTTTGGCCAAGCAGTGCGCCTTGGCAGTGCAGAATAACGGTGCCGGTCTGGCACAGGTCAACACCATGGTGCAGGACTGTATTTTCCAGATCACGCGAATTGAGGAGCTGCTCGAAATGGCCGGGTTGCAGGACATCCTCTACTACACGATGCATCGCAAGGAGCAGGAGTTCCTGCGCATAATTAAGCTGCAGGAGGATTTGGCCGAGCAAGAGAATCAGCAGAACACCATCCTCGAATCGCGCAGTATCG TCCAGGAACTCCGAAAAGAGCAAGTCTCAAAAAAAGAGGCAGATAAGGAGCTAGCCTCAGTCGACGACCAACTGGACCAGGCGGATCGCGAGTGGACAATTACGCTGAGAAGTATGACGGATAATCGTAATAAGAAGATAGTCAGCGTTTTACAGATGAGAAAGCTGATCAACGAATTGAAGGAAGAG TTGCAAAAAAGGAATTTGATTAAAACGGTTGTCACTAAGGGCGCTGAACCAAATTTGGCTGGTGTTCTATCCGTTGGCAGCATTTCATCATTTCAGTCCGCTTCGGATTTCCTTAACAACTTTATCTTTAAGAATATCAAACTAGATGGCAATAAATTCATGACGAGCGTGAATAGTGAGATATCTACTAAGAAGCTGGAGACTCCGCTGCGATCCATTTTGGTCAAATGCAAGGAGGACGAGCCTGTTGCCATTTCCAACTCGCCAACAAAGCAAGTGCGTTTTTCTCCCTATCCAGAGATAAGCCATATCGAAGAGGATAAATTTGAGAAGCCCGATTGGCTTTCTCGTTCAGAAGAGGCAGATGTCCCAAATGCGGAATTAGAAGAGGACGCTGACGAAATAGAGGCCACTGACGAAGATTTTGAGGAAGTATCAGAAGAAGAATCCGATGACGAAATGGAGGTGAAAGATGAAGGATTTGAGCAGGAAGAAAAAGTAGAAAAGTCAGAAGAGTTGTTGGATCCAGAGCAGGACAGATATGATGATAAATCTGGCTCAGAAGTGGAGGAATCCGTATCGGATGACAAGGAATCAGGAGGCGAGGCATCAGGAGAGGAAGAGCCGGCTGATGCGGCCAAACAAGTGAAATTCGGCGAAAAACCGCAACCTGATGATCAGCCATCGAATGAAATTTCCGATAAACCACAAATAATTAGAGTCGACACTCTCTCACCCATCAAAAACATATCATCCTGGACCAGCGACGATATACCCACAACCTCCAAGGGCACTCTCAATCGTTTTACTGCAACCCAGTTGATGAACTATGGTAGCGATCGCGATGCAAACGAGGAGTCGCCTAGCAAGCGACTAAAATTGGAGGAGGATGAGTTCCCAATGACCCAACCAATGCCGGATTACTTTAAGCATCCGTCCTCCACATTCAACAACTTTGATGATCAATCACTGCGATTCAGCTCGCCCCATAACAATTTTGACGATGATTACCTTCTGAACTTCAGCGATGATAGTGATGTTACTCCTACTGCCGCCTCAGCGTACATACTTTAA
- the LOC6618097 gene encoding uncharacterized protein LOC6618097: MARKRKIPVRKHHGVRDPLKQLEQKEKKLSKVTNNPPVKKDEQQVSFKFRQFQQLANATKSGKKLRLGEIGREDKPKSYPGSKPGSSSSSKETRNIKQFANETDEDYLRRVNRMTNASVREAHYEAKYGVNVIRNPKTGEITVQKRPKNEIDELLKQKQKEQRLAGKRGRKKVQVVHKPMDAKTSRELVKRAYKEAQQEVDTEEKQIAGPTEFKKDVVAFGEIVHAPPTLKTLPRKAEKCETVPRPGRKTNLLLKSMLNPDQGQSNRGQEDDDSSRLKLAAQSKSAFKAPTKAQMKGKRKDLPLATRSMLETERSKMVQLYRQLKNKTTADS, from the exons ATGGCTCGGAAACGAAAGATTCCCGTGCGCAAGCATCACGGCGTCCGTGATCCCCTCAAGCAGCTGGAACAGAAGGAGAAGAA ACTTTCCAAAGTAACGAACAATCCGCCTGTGAAAAAGGATGAGCAGCAGGTGTCCTTCAAGTTCCGTCAGTTTCAGCAGCTGGCAAACGCCACCAAATCGGGCAAGAAGCTAAGATTGGGCGAAATCGGACGGGAGGATAAACCCAAATCCTATCCAGGATCCAAGCCTGGCAGTAGTTCCTCATCGAAGGAAACGCGTAACATAAAGCAGTTCGCCAACGAAACGGACGAGGATTATCTGCGCCGAGTGAACCGCATGACCAATGCATCCGTACGGGAAGCCCACTACGAGGCCAAGTATGGTGTGAACGTGATAAGAAACCCCAAAACCGGAGAGATTACTGTCCAAAAGAGGCCGAAAAACGAGATCGATGAGCTGCTCAAGCAGAAGCAAAAGGAGCAACGGCTGGCGGGCAAAAGGGGTCGCAAAAAAGTTCAAGTCGTACACAAGCCCATGGATGCGAAGACCAGTCGCGAATTGGTGAAGAGGGCCTACAAGGAGGCCCAGCAAGAGGTTGATACCGAGGAGAAGCAAATTGCCGGGCCAACGGAATTCAAAAAGGATGTTGTGGCATTTGGTGAGATCGTCCATGCCCCACCTACCCTCAAAACCCTGCCGCGCAAGGCGGAAAAATGTGAAACAGTGCCACGTCCAGGACGCAAAACCAATCTCCTTCTCAAGTCCATGCTGAATCCCGACCAGGGTCAGTCAAATCGTGGGCAGGAGGACGACGACAGCAGTCGACTAAAGCTTGCTGCCCAATCCAAGAGCGCCTTCAAAGCACCCACCAAGGCCCAGATGAAGGGCAAGCGGAAGGATCTGCCCTTGGCCACGAGGTCAATGCTCGAAACCGAGCGCAGCAAAATGGTTCAGCTATACCGTCAGCTCAAAAACAAGACAACAGCAGATTCCTAA